One genomic window of Cricetulus griseus strain 17A/GY chromosome 3, alternate assembly CriGri-PICRH-1.0, whole genome shotgun sequence includes the following:
- the St3gal2 gene encoding CMP-N-acetylneuraminate-beta-galactosamide-alpha-2,3-sialyltransferase 2 isoform X3 — translation MKCSLRVWFLSVAFLLVFIMSLLFTYSHHSMATLPYLDSGALGGTHRVKLVPGYTGLQRLGKEGLSGKSCACSRCMGDAGTSDWFDSHFDSNISPVWTRDNMNLPPDVQRWWMMLQPQFKSHNTNEVLEKLFQIVPGENPYRFRDPQQCRRCAVVGNSGNLRGSGYGQDVDGHNFIMRMNQAPTVGFEKDVGSRTTHHFMYPESAKNLPANVSFVLVPFKALDLMWIASALSTGQIRFTYAPVKSFLRVDKEKVQIYNPAFFKYIHDRWTEHHGRYPSTGMLVLFFALHVCDEVNVYGFGADSRGNWHHYWENNRYAGEFRKTGVHDADFEAHIIDMLAKASKIEVYRGN, via the exons ATGAAGTGCTCCCTGCGGGTGTGGTTCCTCTCTGTGGCCTTCCTGCTGGTGTTCATCATGTCCTTGCTCTTCACCTACTCACACCACAGCATGGCCACCTTGCCCTACCTGGACTCGGGGGCCCTGGGCGGAACACACCGGGTGAAGCTGGTGCCAGGCTATACCGGACTACAGCGCCTTGGCAAGGAGGGGCTTTCGGGGAAAAGTTGTGCCTGCAGTCGCTGCATGGGTGATGCCGGCACCTCTGACTGGTTTGATAGCCACTTTGACAGTAACATCTCACCTGTCTGGACCAGAGATAACATGAATCTCCCCCCGGATGTCCAAAGGTGGTGGATG ATGCTGCAACCCCAATTCAAGTCACACAACACCAATGAGGTGCTGGAGAAGCTGTTTCAGATCGTGCCTGGCGAGAACCCCTACCGCTTCCGGGATCCCCAACAGTGCCGGCGCTGTGCTGTGGTGGGAAACTCAGGCAACCTTCGGGGCTCTGGCTATGGGCAAGATGTGGACGGCCATAACTTTATCATGAG GATGAATCAGGCACCAACTGTGGGCTTTGAGAAGGATGTTGGCAGCCGAACAACCCACCATTTCATGTACCCCGAGAGTGCCAAGAACCTGCCTGCCAATGTCAGCTTCGTGCTGGTACCCTTCAAGGCCCTGGACCTAATGTGGATTGCCAGCGCCCTCTCTACAGGACAGATCCGATT CACCTATGCTCCAGTGAAGTCCTTCCTTCGAGTGGACAAAGAAAAG GTCCAGATTTACAACCCAGCCTTCTTCAAGTACATCCATGACAGGTGGACAGAGCATCATGGACGGTACCCTTCCACAGGAATGCTGGTGCTCTTCTTTGCACTACATGTGTGTGATGAG GTGAACGTGTATGGGTTCGGGGCTGACAGCCGAGGCAATTGGCACCACTACTGGGAGAACAACCGGTATGCGGGCGAGTTCCGGAAGACAGGCGTGCATGACGCCGACTTCGAGGCCCACATCATTGACATGCTGGCCAAGGCCAGCAAGATCGAGGTCTACCGAGGGAACTGA
- the LOC100766941 gene encoding ATP-dependent RNA helicase DDX19A isoform X3 — MSETCLIRKPQLLQGVYAMGFNRPSKIQENALPMMLAEPPQNLIAQSQSGTGKTAAFVLAMLSRVEPADRYPQCLCLSPTYELALQTGKVIEQMGKFHPDLKLAYAVRGNKLDRGQKVSEQIVIGTPGTVLDWCSKLKFIDPKKIKVFVLDEADVMIATQGHQDQSIRIQRMLPRNCQMLLFSATFEDSVWKFAQKVVPDPNIIKLKREEETLDTIKQYYVLCNNREEKFQALCNLYGAITIAQAMIFCHTRKTASWLAAELSKEGHQVALLSGEMMVEQRAAVIERFREGKEKVLVTTNVCARGIDVEQVSVVINFDLPVDKDGNPDNETYLHRIGRTGRFGKRGLAVNMVDSKHSMNILNRIQEHFNKKIERLDTDDLDEIEKIAN; from the exons CCCACAGAACCTGATTGCCCAGTCACAGTCTGGTACTGGGAAAACAGCCGCCTTTGTTTTAGCTATGCTCAGCAGAGTGGAACCAGCAGACAGATACCCTCAG TGTTTGTGCCTGTCCCCAACATATGAACTGGCACTTCAAACAGGAAAGGTGATTGAGCAGATGGGCAAATTCCATCCAGACCTGAAGCTCGCTTATGCTGTTCGAGGCAATAAAT TGGACAGAGGTCAGAAGGTCAGTGAGCAGATTGTCATTGGCACCCCCGGGACCGTCCTGGACTGGTGCTCCAAGCTGAAGTTCATTGACCCCAAGAAGATCAAGGTGTTTGTTCTGGACGAGGCTGACGTGATGATAGCAACTCAGGGCCACCAAGACCAGAGCATCCGCATCCAGAG GATGCTGCCCAGAAACTGCCAGATGCTGCTCTTCTCTGCCACCTTTGAAGACTCAGTGTGGAAATTTGCCCAGAAGGTGGTCCCAGACCCCAACATCATCAAACTTAAGCGTGAAGAGGAGACTTTGGACACCATCAAACAGTATTATGTCCTTTGCAATAACAGAGAGGAGAAGTTCCAGGCCCTGTGCAACCTGTATGGGGCCATCACCATCGCCCAAGCCATGATCTTCTGCCAT aCCCGCAAAACAGCTAGCTGGCTGGCAGCAGAGCTCTCCAAAGAGGGCCACCAGGTGGCTCTGCTGAGTGGAGAAATGATGGTGGAACAGAGGGCAGCTGTTATTGAGCGCTTCCGGGAAGGCAAAGAGAAGGTCCTGGTGACCACCAACGTGTGTGCCCGTG GTATTGATGTTGAACAAGTGTCTGTCGTCATCAATTTTGACCTTCCTGTGGACAAGGACGGGAACCCAGACAATGAGACCTACCTGCATCGCATCGGGCGCACTGGCCGCTTTGGCAAGAGGGGTCTGGCAGTAAACATGGTTGACAGCAAGCACAGCATGAATATCCTCAACAGAATCCAGGAGCATTTTA ATAAGAAGATAGAAAGATTGGACACAGATGATTTGGATGAGATCGAGAAAATAGCCAACTGA
- the LOC100766941 gene encoding ATP-dependent RNA helicase DDX19A isoform X4, translated as MHARKPQLLQGVYAMGFNRPSKIQENALPMMLAEPPQNLIAQSQSGTGKTAAFVLAMLSRVEPADRYPQCLCLSPTYELALQTGKVIEQMGKFHPDLKLAYAVRGNKLDRGQKVSEQIVIGTPGTVLDWCSKLKFIDPKKIKVFVLDEADVMIATQGHQDQSIRIQRMLPRNCQMLLFSATFEDSVWKFAQKVVPDPNIIKLKREEETLDTIKQYYVLCNNREEKFQALCNLYGAITIAQAMIFCHTRKTASWLAAELSKEGHQVALLSGEMMVEQRAAVIERFREGKEKVLVTTNVCARGIDVEQVSVVINFDLPVDKDGNPDNETYLHRIGRTGRFGKRGLAVNMVDSKHSMNILNRIQEHFNKKIERLDTDDLDEIEKIAN; from the exons CCCACAGAACCTGATTGCCCAGTCACAGTCTGGTACTGGGAAAACAGCCGCCTTTGTTTTAGCTATGCTCAGCAGAGTGGAACCAGCAGACAGATACCCTCAG TGTTTGTGCCTGTCCCCAACATATGAACTGGCACTTCAAACAGGAAAGGTGATTGAGCAGATGGGCAAATTCCATCCAGACCTGAAGCTCGCTTATGCTGTTCGAGGCAATAAAT TGGACAGAGGTCAGAAGGTCAGTGAGCAGATTGTCATTGGCACCCCCGGGACCGTCCTGGACTGGTGCTCCAAGCTGAAGTTCATTGACCCCAAGAAGATCAAGGTGTTTGTTCTGGACGAGGCTGACGTGATGATAGCAACTCAGGGCCACCAAGACCAGAGCATCCGCATCCAGAG GATGCTGCCCAGAAACTGCCAGATGCTGCTCTTCTCTGCCACCTTTGAAGACTCAGTGTGGAAATTTGCCCAGAAGGTGGTCCCAGACCCCAACATCATCAAACTTAAGCGTGAAGAGGAGACTTTGGACACCATCAAACAGTATTATGTCCTTTGCAATAACAGAGAGGAGAAGTTCCAGGCCCTGTGCAACCTGTATGGGGCCATCACCATCGCCCAAGCCATGATCTTCTGCCAT aCCCGCAAAACAGCTAGCTGGCTGGCAGCAGAGCTCTCCAAAGAGGGCCACCAGGTGGCTCTGCTGAGTGGAGAAATGATGGTGGAACAGAGGGCAGCTGTTATTGAGCGCTTCCGGGAAGGCAAAGAGAAGGTCCTGGTGACCACCAACGTGTGTGCCCGTG GTATTGATGTTGAACAAGTGTCTGTCGTCATCAATTTTGACCTTCCTGTGGACAAGGACGGGAACCCAGACAATGAGACCTACCTGCATCGCATCGGGCGCACTGGCCGCTTTGGCAAGAGGGGTCTGGCAGTAAACATGGTTGACAGCAAGCACAGCATGAATATCCTCAACAGAATCCAGGAGCATTTTA ATAAGAAGATAGAAAGATTGGACACAGATGATTTGGATGAGATCGAGAAAATAGCCAACTGA